CGCCGATTGCCAGAGCCGTCGCCAGCGCCAGCTTCTCGCGCCGCAACGCGGTCGCGGCCGCAGCGCCATCGCCCACCTGCCGAGCGAAGGCCAGCGCTTCCTCCCCCGCGCCCCGCGCCAGCAATTCGGCCAACTCGGGCTGGCGTTCCAGCGCCCGCCGGAGAAACGGGGCATGCGCCCGCGCGCGTTCGAGTGCCGATTGCCAGTCCGCCGTCATCGTGTCGGCCCTGCACGTTCGAGACCGACCTTGGCAAGCAGTGCGGTACCTTGGCGGCATCATCCGCCTGTGTCACAAGACCCACCGCAACTCAGGGGAGATATCATGGCCCGCTTTTCGATCTGTATCGCTGCCCTCATCGGGGCGGTTGCCGTTTCCGCCTGCTCCACGATGGATAATGGTGGAACAAGGCAGCCCGGCGCGCTGAGTGCAAGCGAAGCCGAGGCGGCGGTCGCGCCTTCAGTTCCCCTGATGAAGGAGGTGACCAAGCGGCTATCTGCCGACGATTTCGAAGGCCGCGCGCCCAGCACCGCGGTCGAGCCCAAGGTCACCGAGTATATCATAGGCGAGTTCAGGAAGGCGGGCTTGCAGCCGGGCAACCAGGGCAAATGGCTGCAGGAAGTGCCGACGGTCGAGATCACCGGAGACGATTTCACACCGCTGACCGTCAAGGGCGCCGGTGAGACGCAAAGCTACGCTTTCGGCGAGCAGTATGTTGCCACCAGCTACCGTGTGGCCCCGAAAACGCAGGTGAAGGACAGTCCGCTGGTCTTCGTGGGCTACGGCATCGTCGCACCCGAACTGGGCTGGAACGACTATGCAGGGATCGACATGCATGGGAAGACGGCGGTGATCCTGGTCAACGACCCGGACTACGCGAACGAGACCGAGGATGGCCTCTTCAAGGGCCGTCGGATGACCTATTATGGGCGCTGGACCTACAAGTTCGAGGAAGCCGCACGGCAGGGGGCCGACGCCGCCCTGATTATCCACGACACCTTCCCGGCGGCCTATGGCTGGAACGTCGTCAATTCGAGCTGGACCGGCGCGCAATATTACGTCCAGAGCCCGAACGACAACGCCGACGCCACGAAGGCGAACGGATGGGTACAGAAGCCGGTGGCGGAAGCGATCCTGAAGGCTTCGGGCCACGATCTCGCCAGCCTGACGAAGGCCGCACAGGCCAGCGGGTTCAAACCCGTGCCGCTGGGCATGACCGCCAGTTTCGGCTTTCGCAACGCGATCCGCCGGTCGACCTCGCACAACGTGGTCGGCATCCTGCCCGGCACCGCGCGGCCTTACGAATACGTGCTGTATTCCGCGCACTGGGATCACCTTGGCCACTGTACGCCCGATGCGACCGGTGACGATATCTGCAACGGTGCGGTGGACAACGCGACCGGCGTGGGGGCGATCACCGCGCTCGCCGACGCCAACCGCCGCCATGGTGGGGCCCAGCGCAGCCAGGTGTTCATCGCGCTCACGCTTGAGGAATCGGGCCTGCTGGGGAGCGAGTACTACGCGCAGAACCCGATCTATCCGCTTAACGCGACTGTCGGCGGGGTGAACATCGATGCCCTGCTGCCCGGTGACCGGGTGCGAGACTATTCCATGACGGGCGGCGACAAGTCCGACCTCAACGACCTGTTCCGCACCGCGCTGCGCGAGCAGGGGTTGCGTGAAGCACCGGAGGACAGCCCGGAGAAGGGGCATTATTACCGCTCCGACCATTTCAGCTACGCCAAGCTGGGCGTGCCGATGTTCGATATCGGGCGCGGGACCGACTGGATGCAGGGCGGGACTGCGGCGGGAGAGGCAGCAGCGAAGGACTACGTCGAGAACCACTATCACGCACCCAGCGACGAATGGTCGGACGACTGGAACTGGGCGGGACTGACGCAGGATCTTGCGCTCTATTACCGCCTTGGCCGGATGCTCGCCGATGGCGATAGCTGGCCGAACTGGCGTGCCAGCGACGAGTTCCGCGGGATCCGCGACGCCGACTGCGCGAGGCCCGGCGCCCCATGCGGCCGGTGACGTTCGCAGCATGACCGCAACGATGCCGCCCGAATGGGCACCGCAGGACTGGCTGTGGATCGGCTTCCCGCACGATGCGGAGGAATGGCCCGGCTATCTAGAGCGCGCGCAGGAGCAGATCGCGGGTTTCGCCAACGCCGTCGCCGAGAGCGGGCAAGCCGTACGCCTGCTGGTGCGCGACGCCGCGAACGAGGCGCGGGCGAAGGCGCTGGTGTCGGCTTCGGTCGATCTGGAACGACGTGAATATGGCGATGTCTGGCTGCGCGATACCGGCCCGTTGGTGCGCGGCGACGGGGTGGCGGTGCGCCCGCGCTTCAACGGGTGGGGCGGCAAGTACCTGATGGAGGGAGACCAGGCGATTGGCGCGCAGCTGGCCGGCGACGAGGGGCTGGCGCTGACCGAACCCGACTGGATCCTCGAAGGCGGGGCGATCGATGGCGACGGGACCGGGCTGGTCGCGACGACCGAGCAATGCCTGCTCAACCCCAATCGCAATCCGGAGCTGACCCGCGCCGATATCGAGGCACGGTTGCGGGACGATCTCGGCTTCGACCGCGTCTTATGGTTGGGCGAGGGATTGCTGAACGACCACACCGACGGCCATGTCGACAATCTCGCGCGGTTCGTCGCGCCGAGCCGGCTGGTGATTCCGCGCGCCACGGGGCCGGACGATCCGAACGTGGACATCTATGCCGATGCCATGCGCCGGGCCGAGAGTTTCGGGGTCGAGGTGGTCGGGATTCCCTCACCCGGGCGGATCACGCGGGGCGATTTCGTCGAGCCCGCGAGCTACGTCAACTTCGCGATCACCACGCATCTGGTGGTGGTGCCGACCTTCGGATCGGTCCACGATGCCGAGGGCGTCGCCGCCATCGCCGCGCTGTTTCCCGATCGGGCGACCGTGGGTCTGCCGGCCGACGCGGTGCTGGCGGGCGGCGGCGGTTTCCATTGCGCCAGCCAGCAGATGCCGGTGCTGGCGCGGGCTTAACCCCTTGTTAGGAGCGGGCTGCGATACTCGCGGACCATGAGCAAGGCCCGCACCCTCACCCGCCGGATCGAAGCGCACACCCGAGAGATCGCGCGCGTCGCGATCGTTGCCGGTTGCGCCCTGGCGCTGGTGCTGGCGGGCAACCCGCTACCCTTCTAAACGCCAGCCCATTCAGCGCGCCGACTACCCCAGATCGGGCGGCGTCGCACCTGCCGTCAACATCGCGATCGCTTCGTCCAGCGGCATCACCCGCTGCTCCTTTTCGCCCAGCGTACGGACGGCGACGGTGCCTTCCTCCGCCTCGCGCTTGCCGACCACCAGCAGATGCGGGACCTTTGCCAGCGAGTGCTCGCGCACCTTGTAGTTGATCTTCTCGTTCCGCAGGTCGGCCTCCACCCGGATGCCCGCAGCCTGCAGCTTCGCTACGGCTTCACCCGCATAGTCGTCCGCATCGGAAACGATCGTCGCGACCACCGCCTGCACCGGCGCGAGCCAGGATGGCAGGCGGCCGGCATAATGTTCGATCAGGATGCCGATGAAGCGTTCGTACGAACCGAAGATCGCGCGGTGGAGCATTACCGGGCGATGCTTGTCGCCGTCCTCCCCGACATAGCTCGCGTCGAGCCGTTCGGGCAGTACGCGGTCCGACTGGATCGTGCCCACCTGCCACGTCCGCCCGATCGCATCGGTCAGGTGCCATTCGAGCTTCGGCGCATAGAACGCGCCTTCGCCCGGCAGCTCTTCCCACCCGAACGCGTCAGTCGCCATTCCGGCGTCCGCGACCGCGTCGCGCAGTTCCTGTTCCGCCTTGTCCCAGTCCGCGTCTGAGCCGAAGCGCTGTTCGGGCCGGGTCGCCAGCTTGATCTCGTAGGTAAAGCCGAAATCCTTGTAGACCGTGTCGGCCAGCTCGCAGAACTTGCGCACTTCCTCGACCACTTGGGCCTCGGTGCAGAAGATATGCGCGTCGTCCTGCGTGAACTGGCGCACGCGCATCAGGCCGTGGAGCGCGCCATGCGGTTCGTTGCGGTGGCAGCAGCCCATCTCGCCCAGCCGGATCGGCAGGTCGCGATAGCTGGTGATGCCCTGTTTGAAGACGAGGACATGCGCCGGGCAGTTCATCGGCTTCAGCGCCATCCATTCGGCCTCGTCGGAAACAAGAGCGCCCTCGTCCGCGGTGTTGGGCACCTCGTCCGGGATGACGAACATGTTCTCGCGATACTTGCCCCAATGGCCGGACTGTTCCCACTGGCGGGCGTCCATCACCTGCGGCGTCTTGATCTCGCGATAGCCGCCGCCGTCCATCTTGCGGCGCATATAGGCTTCCAACTCGCGCCAGATGCGATAGCCCTTCGGGTGCCAGAAGACGCTGCCATGCGCCTCTTCCTGCAGGTGGAATAGGTCCATCTCGCGGCCCAGCTTGCGGTGGTCGCGCTTGGCGGCTTCCTCCAGCCGGTGGAGATGCGCGTCCAGCTGCTTCTTGTTGAGCCAGCCGGTGCCGTAGATTCGCGTGAGCTGCGCGTTCTTCTGGTCGCCGCGCCAATAGGCGCCCGCGACGCGCATCAGCTTGAACGCCGCCGGGTCCAGCTTGCCGGTACTGGGAAGATGCGGGCCGCGACACATGTCGAGCCAGTCGCCACCCGACCAGTACACGGTCAGTTCCTCGTCCTCGGGCAGTTCCTTCGCCCATTCGGCCTTGAACGTCTCGCCTTCGGATTCCCAGCGCTCGATCAGGGCCTCGCGGCTCCACACCTCGCGCTTCAGCGGCTTGTCCGCGCGAATGATCTCGCGCATCTTCTCCTCGATCGCGGGCAGGTCGTCCATGCTGAACGGCTCGCGGTCCTCCGGGGCCTTCACGTCGTAATAGAACCCGTCATCGGTCGCCGGGCCGAAGGTGATCTGCGTACCGGGATAAAGCGCCTGGATCGCCTCGGCCAGGATGTGGGCATAGTCGTGCCTCACCAGTTCCAGCGCCTCCGCCTCGTCGCGAGCGGTGATCAGCGAGAGTTCCGAATCGCAGTCGAACGGGCGGTTGAGGTCGCGCACCTCGCCATCGACGCGCGCGGCGAGCGCCGCCTTGGCGAGGCCGGGGCCGATCGCGGCGGCGACATCCGCCGGGGTCGCGCCCGGCTGCATCTGGCGCACGGAGCCGTCGGGCAGGCTGATCTTGAGCAATTCGGTCATGATATCCGTCGGTCGAGGTAGGTCGCTGAGGGGAAGTAGGTGGCACTGGCCATGGCACAAGCGGGCGCGCGGCGGAACCCACGGCCTTGCGGACCGGATGGAACACCGACCCGGCCCTTTTGCAAAACTCGAAATCGACGAATTCCGTCGGTCTCCCAAGGGGTTGCGGCGGAAGTGGCGGGTATCGCAGTCAACTTTCGCTTTCCTACAAGCCATGCGTGGACGGTGGATCGGATGCGTGGGCGATAGCGCATCCCCGCGCAGTAGGAAAAATCGCCTTAGGGAGCGAGGTTGTCATTATGACAAGCACGCTTGACAAAGTACCGCGCTCATGACAAGTACCCTTTCCATAGAGACAAAGGAGCTTGCCGTGAATAACATTCGACCCGCCCTGCCCTGGGCCTTCGCCATGATCATGATCGCGCTGGGCGAGCATTTCGGCCTGATCGCATCGCAGCCGGCCCGGACCATGTTCGCGATTCTGCCCGCCCTTGCGGTGGTCTCGATCTACGGCGGCACCTGCCGGCGCTCGCGCAAGGCCGCCTGAGATGGCCGCGCTATCCAAACCCGCGCTGTGGGGCGTGTCGCTGTTCGCGTCCTTCGCGATCATTTCCGTGCTCAGGATCACCGGTGCCATCGGACCGACCACCGGCTTCATCCTGATGGCGATCGCGATGATCCAGATCATCCCGCTCGTCCGGGCCAGCATGGCGCGCCAGCGTGCCCGCGGTTACATGAGCCCCGCGATCACGCGCTATACGCGGCGATTCGTGATCGCGAGCCTGGCCTACATGCTCGGCCTGGGGCTGGCCGTGACGATCGCCGACCGCGCCGATCTCAGCCGGGGGGAAAGCTTCCTCATCGCGCTGCTGCCGGTCCTGCCCATTTTCGGCATGATCTGGACCATGGGGCGTTATCTGGTGGAGGAGGACGACGAGTTCCTGCGCCACCGTGCCATCATGGCCAGCCTGATCGGCCTGGGGCTGGTGCTGACGCTCGGCACCTTCTGGGGTTTCCTCGAAAGCTTCGAAGTGGTGCCGCATGTCGATGCATGGTGGGTCTTCCCCGCCTGGGCGATGGGCATGGGGGTGGGCCAGTGCTGGATGGCGCTGTCCGACCGCGGCACCGGGGACGACGCGTGAAGAACCGCCTCAAGGTGCTGCGGGCCGAACGCGACTGGAGCCAGCAGGATCTCGCCGACCGGCTGGAGGTCAGTCGCCAGAGCGTGAACGCCATCGAGAAGGGGCGCTACGACCCGTCCCTCCCCCTTGCCTTCCGCATTGCCGAGCTGTTCGCGATGCCGATCGAATCCATCTTTTCCAAGGACTGAGTCGATGCTGAAATCCCTGTTTGCCGCCGCCCTGTTGCTGACCCCCCTTGCCGCGCACGCAGAGGCGCAGGCGCAGGACGATTGCCCCACCTTCGAGGTCAAGGGAGAGGGTCCGGACGTCCTGCTGGTGCCCGGCCTCGCCTCCTCCGCGCAGGTGTGGGACGGGACCGTCGCGGCGCTGGCGGATCGCTATCGCTTCCACCTCATCAGCGTGCCGGGCTTCGCGGGAACGCCGGTGGCGGAACGCGAGGGTTCCGTGCCCGAGGCGCTGGCGCAGCGGATCGCCGACTACGCCGCCTGTCGCAAGCTCGATCACCCGGTCATCGTCGGGCACAGCATGGGCGGCTTCACCGGCCTGCTGGCGGCGCGCGAGCATCCCGACCGGTTCTCCCGGGTGGTGGTGGTCGATTCGCTGCCGTTCTACCCGCTGGTCTATGCCCCCGATGCCACGGTGGAAGTGGTGAAGCCCCGGGCCGAGGCGATCACCGAGACGCTGCGTAGCATGGACGATGCGACCTTCGCCGCGACCCAGGCGAACGGCGCGCGTTCGCTGACCCAGTCGAAGGAGGGGCAGGAACGCATCGTCGCCTGGTCGCTCGCCACCGACCGCGCGACCATGGCCGACGCCGTCCAGGCGCTGATGACGACCGACCTGCGCCCCGAGCTGGCCGAAATCGCGACCCCGGTCAGCGTGATCTACGCGACCAACGCCTACGCCGCGCCGGAACGGATGAAGGCCCTGTACGAGACCGCCTATGC
Above is a genomic segment from Erythrobacter sp. 3-20A1M containing:
- the thrS gene encoding threonine--tRNA ligase — translated: MTELLKISLPDGSVRQMQPGATPADVAAAIGPGLAKAALAARVDGEVRDLNRPFDCDSELSLITARDEAEALELVRHDYAHILAEAIQALYPGTQITFGPATDDGFYYDVKAPEDREPFSMDDLPAIEEKMREIIRADKPLKREVWSREALIERWESEGETFKAEWAKELPEDEELTVYWSGGDWLDMCRGPHLPSTGKLDPAAFKLMRVAGAYWRGDQKNAQLTRIYGTGWLNKKQLDAHLHRLEEAAKRDHRKLGREMDLFHLQEEAHGSVFWHPKGYRIWRELEAYMRRKMDGGGYREIKTPQVMDARQWEQSGHWGKYRENMFVIPDEVPNTADEGALVSDEAEWMALKPMNCPAHVLVFKQGITSYRDLPIRLGEMGCCHRNEPHGALHGLMRVRQFTQDDAHIFCTEAQVVEEVRKFCELADTVYKDFGFTYEIKLATRPEQRFGSDADWDKAEQELRDAVADAGMATDAFGWEELPGEGAFYAPKLEWHLTDAIGRTWQVGTIQSDRVLPERLDASYVGEDGDKHRPVMLHRAIFGSYERFIGILIEHYAGRLPSWLAPVQAVVATIVSDADDYAGEAVAKLQAAGIRVEADLRNEKINYKVREHSLAKVPHLLVVGKREAEEGTVAVRTLGEKEQRVMPLDEAIAMLTAGATPPDLG
- a CDS encoding helix-turn-helix transcriptional regulator — translated: MKNRLKVLRAERDWSQQDLADRLEVSRQSVNAIEKGRYDPSLPLAFRIAELFAMPIESIFSKD
- a CDS encoding alpha/beta fold hydrolase, whose protein sequence is MLKSLFAAALLLTPLAAHAEAQAQDDCPTFEVKGEGPDVLLVPGLASSAQVWDGTVAALADRYRFHLISVPGFAGTPVAEREGSVPEALAQRIADYAACRKLDHPVIVGHSMGGFTGLLAAREHPDRFSRVVVVDSLPFYPLVYAPDATVEVVKPRAEAITETLRSMDDATFAATQANGARSLTQSKEGQERIVAWSLATDRATMADAVQALMTTDLRPELAEIATPVSVIYATNAYAAPERMKALYETAYADLPDAQFTPIGDSYHFVMWDREDAFTAALAKALEGSDGE
- a CDS encoding agmatine deiminase family protein is translated as MTATMPPEWAPQDWLWIGFPHDAEEWPGYLERAQEQIAGFANAVAESGQAVRLLVRDAANEARAKALVSASVDLERREYGDVWLRDTGPLVRGDGVAVRPRFNGWGGKYLMEGDQAIGAQLAGDEGLALTEPDWILEGGAIDGDGTGLVATTEQCLLNPNRNPELTRADIEARLRDDLGFDRVLWLGEGLLNDHTDGHVDNLARFVAPSRLVIPRATGPDDPNVDIYADAMRRAESFGVEVVGIPSPGRITRGDFVEPASYVNFAITTHLVVVPTFGSVHDAEGVAAIAALFPDRATVGLPADAVLAGGGGFHCASQQMPVLARA
- a CDS encoding M28 family metallopeptidase is translated as MARFSICIAALIGAVAVSACSTMDNGGTRQPGALSASEAEAAVAPSVPLMKEVTKRLSADDFEGRAPSTAVEPKVTEYIIGEFRKAGLQPGNQGKWLQEVPTVEITGDDFTPLTVKGAGETQSYAFGEQYVATSYRVAPKTQVKDSPLVFVGYGIVAPELGWNDYAGIDMHGKTAVILVNDPDYANETEDGLFKGRRMTYYGRWTYKFEEAARQGADAALIIHDTFPAAYGWNVVNSSWTGAQYYVQSPNDNADATKANGWVQKPVAEAILKASGHDLASLTKAAQASGFKPVPLGMTASFGFRNAIRRSTSHNVVGILPGTARPYEYVLYSAHWDHLGHCTPDATGDDICNGAVDNATGVGAITALADANRRHGGAQRSQVFIALTLEESGLLGSEYYAQNPIYPLNATVGGVNIDALLPGDRVRDYSMTGGDKSDLNDLFRTALREQGLREAPEDSPEKGHYYRSDHFSYAKLGVPMFDIGRGTDWMQGGTAAGEAAAKDYVENHYHAPSDEWSDDWNWAGLTQDLALYYRLGRMLADGDSWPNWRASDEFRGIRDADCARPGAPCGR